The Porphyrobacter sp. HT-58-2 genome has a window encoding:
- a CDS encoding sigma-70 family RNA polymerase sigma factor — protein sequence MAARPRPTPDEAREALRDAMARLAAGDQSALEEIYRATRVKLFGITLRILGDRKEAEDALQDVYVNLWQRADRYDPTRASPIAWLAAFARNRAIDRLRTGKVRAGAVGIEEAAPLPDESPLADALLVDAEQAAQIHKCIAGLDERTQTHIRAAFFDGYTYAQLAEQADVPLGTMKSWIRRGLQRLRACLEASEQS from the coding sequence ATGGCCGCGCGCCCCCGCCCGACCCCGGATGAAGCCCGCGAGGCGCTGCGCGATGCGATGGCGCGGCTGGCGGCGGGCGACCAATCCGCGCTTGAGGAAATATACCGTGCCACGCGGGTGAAGCTGTTCGGCATTACCTTGCGTATCTTGGGCGACAGGAAGGAAGCCGAGGACGCCTTGCAGGACGTCTATGTCAATCTCTGGCAGCGGGCAGACCGCTATGACCCGACCCGCGCGAGCCCGATCGCGTGGCTGGCGGCGTTTGCCCGCAACCGCGCGATTGATCGGCTTCGCACCGGCAAGGTGCGCGCCGGAGCGGTCGGGATCGAGGAAGCCGCGCCGCTTCCCGATGAAAGCCCGCTGGCCGATGCGCTGCTGGTCGATGCCGAACAGGCCGCCCAGATCCACAAGTGTATCGCCGGTCTCGATGAACGCACCCAGACCCATATCCGCGCGGCGTTCTTCGATGGCTATACCTATGCCCAGCTGGCCGAACAGGCCGATGTGCCGCTTGGCACCATGAAAAGCTGGATCCGCCGCGGGCTGCAGCGCCTGCGCGCCTGTCTCGAAGCGAGCGAGCAGTCATGA
- a CDS encoding histidine phosphotransferase family protein encodes MISQTDLAAMLCSRLCHDMLSPVGALANGLELLADEQDPEMRGKVVELLEQSARISTDKLKFFRLAFGAAGGFGEAIPVDEARIVIDALASDAKRVEVNWAIAEPSLPKPAVKVLLNLAQIALDALVRGGTLDIGAERREGAVEIVARARGDRIAFDETIGRALQGDLDEGEITSRTAAAHMIAVLAEEMEGGLQYKLGDGALVLGAVLPEPEGMIG; translated from the coding sequence ATGATTTCCCAGACCGATCTTGCCGCGATGCTGTGTTCGCGCCTGTGCCACGATATGCTCTCGCCAGTGGGCGCGCTCGCCAACGGGCTCGAACTGCTCGCGGACGAGCAGGACCCGGAAATGCGCGGCAAGGTGGTCGAACTGCTTGAACAGTCGGCCCGGATCAGCACCGACAAGCTCAAGTTCTTCCGCCTCGCTTTCGGGGCCGCGGGGGGCTTTGGCGAAGCAATCCCGGTGGATGAGGCGAGGATCGTGATCGACGCGCTGGCCTCCGATGCCAAGCGGGTCGAAGTCAATTGGGCGATTGCCGAACCGAGCCTGCCCAAGCCCGCGGTCAAGGTGCTGCTCAACCTCGCTCAGATTGCGCTCGATGCGCTGGTGCGTGGCGGGACGCTGGATATCGGCGCGGAGCGGCGCGAGGGCGCGGTGGAGATCGTGGCTCGGGCGCGGGGCGACCGGATCGCCTTCGACGAGACCATTGGCCGCGCGCTGCAGGGCGATCTTGACGAGGGCGAGATCACCTCCCGCACCGCCGCCGCGCATATGATCGCGGTGCTGGCCGAGGAGATGGAAGGCGGCCTCCAGTACAAACTGGGTGACGGGGCGCTGGTGTTGGGCGCGGTGCTGCCCGAACCTGAGGGCATGATCGGCTGA
- the rpoH gene encoding RNA polymerase sigma factor RpoH, translated as MTKSKTSPVPALSGEQSLNRYLAEIRKFPVLTAEQEYMLAKRYAEHEDPEAAAQLVSSHLRLVAKIAMGYRGYGLPVADLISEGNVGLMQGVKKFEPDRGFRLATYAMWWIKASIQEYILRSWSLVKMGTTAAQKKLFFNLRRMKKNLDAYEDSDLRPDDLAKIATDLGVPEQEVINMNRRMMMGGDGSLNTPMRGGEEGSGEWQDWLADDRPLQDETVAEAEESQMRMEMLSEAMNSLNERERHILTERRLTEKPQTLEELSQEYDVSRERIRQIEVRAFEKLQKAMQRIAGERLLPGMA; from the coding sequence GTGACCAAGTCCAAAACCTCGCCGGTCCCGGCGCTGAGCGGTGAGCAGAGCCTCAACCGCTATCTTGCCGAGATCCGCAAGTTCCCGGTGCTCACCGCCGAGCAGGAATACATGCTCGCCAAGCGTTATGCCGAGCACGAGGACCCGGAAGCCGCCGCCCAGCTCGTCTCCAGCCACCTGCGGCTCGTCGCGAAGATCGCGATGGGATACCGCGGCTATGGCCTGCCGGTTGCCGATCTGATTTCGGAAGGCAACGTGGGCCTGATGCAGGGCGTCAAGAAGTTCGAACCCGATCGCGGCTTCCGCCTCGCGACCTATGCGATGTGGTGGATCAAGGCCTCGATCCAGGAATATATCCTGCGTTCGTGGAGCCTCGTGAAGATGGGCACCACTGCGGCGCAGAAGAAGCTGTTCTTCAACCTTCGCCGGATGAAGAAGAACCTCGACGCCTACGAGGACAGCGACCTGCGTCCTGACGATCTCGCCAAGATCGCGACCGACCTCGGCGTGCCCGAGCAGGAAGTGATCAACATGAACCGCCGGATGATGATGGGCGGCGACGGGTCCTTGAACACGCCGATGCGCGGGGGCGAGGAAGGCTCGGGCGAATGGCAGGACTGGCTGGCGGATGATCGCCCGCTGCAGGACGAAACCGTGGCCGAGGCCGAAGAATCGCAGATGCGCATGGAAATGCTCTCAGAAGCGATGAACAGCCTCAACGAACGCGAACGCCACATCCTGACCGAACGGCGCCTGACCGAAAAGCCGCAGACGCTGGAGGAATTGTCGCAGGAATACGACGTCAGCCGCGAACGCATCCGCCAGATCGAAGTACGGGCGTTTGAAAAGCTGCAAAAGGCCATGCAGCGGATCGCTGGCGAAAGGCTGCTGCCCGGCATGGCCTGA
- a CDS encoding cation diffusion facilitator family transporter: MHAHAHHHHHGHDHHGHAHGHHHHAPADFGNAFLIGIGLNAGFVIVEAAAGFHFGSMALVADAGHNLSDVLALVLAWGASIAAKRPPQGRFTYGYKSSTILAALANALLLAVAIGAILFETLHRMMALAEPQPTAMMIVAGIGIGINALTAMLFLKGQSDINIRGAYLHMVADALVSLGVVVAGAAILLSGLWWIDPLVSLVIVAVIAWGTWGLARDSLMMGLLATPPGIDLAEVRAHLASFDGVSAVHDLHIWPMSTTETALTAHLVMPDRLAPDSFLRDVAASLEERFGVGHATLQIESGENPCGKGCS; the protein is encoded by the coding sequence ATGCACGCGCACGCCCATCATCACCATCACGGCCATGACCATCATGGCCACGCGCACGGGCATCACCACCACGCGCCTGCCGACTTCGGCAATGCCTTCCTGATCGGGATCGGGCTCAACGCTGGCTTCGTCATCGTCGAGGCGGCGGCGGGGTTCCATTTTGGTTCGATGGCGCTGGTGGCCGATGCCGGGCACAACCTGTCCGATGTGCTGGCGCTGGTGCTGGCATGGGGGGCAAGCATCGCCGCCAAGCGTCCGCCGCAGGGGCGCTTCACCTATGGCTACAAGAGCTCCACGATCCTCGCCGCGCTCGCCAATGCCTTGCTGCTGGCGGTGGCGATCGGGGCGATCCTGTTCGAGACCCTGCACCGGATGATGGCCCTTGCCGAACCGCAGCCGACGGCAATGATGATTGTCGCCGGGATCGGCATCGGGATCAATGCGTTGACAGCCATGCTGTTTCTGAAAGGCCAGAGCGACATCAACATCCGCGGTGCCTATCTGCACATGGTCGCCGATGCGCTGGTATCGCTCGGCGTGGTCGTGGCGGGAGCCGCGATCCTGCTGTCGGGCCTGTGGTGGATCGATCCGCTGGTCAGCCTCGTGATCGTCGCGGTGATCGCATGGGGAACATGGGGCCTTGCGCGCGACAGTCTGATGATGGGCCTGCTTGCCACCCCGCCGGGGATCGACCTGGCCGAGGTCAGAGCGCATCTCGCCAGCTTTGACGGGGTGAGCGCCGTCCATGATCTGCACATCTGGCCGATGTCCACCACGGAAACCGCGCTGACCGCGCATCTCGTCATGCCCGACCGCCTTGCACCCGACAGCTTTCTGCGCGATGTCGCCGCCTCGCTGGAGGAACGCTTCGGGGTGGGCCATGCGACGCTCCAGATTGAAAGCGGCGAGAACCCCTGCGGAAAGGGGTGCAGCTGA
- a CDS encoding amidohydrolase has product MRLSHFAASVFALAAAQPALAEAPETRAAIEAEYDNYLSSLFVDFHQNPEMGFLETRTAAKMAAELRAAGAEVTEGVGKTGVVGIIRNGDGPLIMLRADMDGLPVEEKSGLPYASKARQVGEDGKEYPVMHACGHDVHITSLIGTARRLAAMKDQWSGTVMFIVQPAEEGVRGAKAMMEDGLYQRFGKPDYALAFHVAANLETGKVSAAEGIQYSSSDSLDIMVPGIGTHGASPHLGRDPVYIASQIVTALQSIDSREIGPLTPVVVTVGSFHAGSKHNIISDEAKLQVTVRANDEETRAQTIAAIERIAVNIGKAHGLPDTLPVTVTRLWGTPTTNNDPALARRLNGVMQRELGAAAFVPFEQQNMGAEDFTYFVAPDTGVPGYYFAVGGTTPERIAAAKAGGPAVAGHHSPLFQIAPRESVTLGTRAMVAAVLDLAPAQ; this is encoded by the coding sequence ATGCGCCTGTCCCACTTCGCCGCCAGCGTCTTTGCGCTTGCCGCCGCCCAGCCAGCCTTGGCCGAAGCGCCGGAAACCCGCGCGGCGATCGAGGCGGAGTATGACAACTACCTCAGCTCCCTGTTCGTCGATTTCCACCAGAACCCGGAGATGGGCTTTCTGGAAACCCGCACCGCTGCGAAGATGGCCGCCGAACTGCGCGCTGCCGGGGCGGAGGTGACCGAAGGCGTCGGCAAGACCGGCGTGGTCGGCATCATACGCAACGGCGACGGCCCGCTGATCATGCTGCGCGCCGATATGGACGGCTTGCCCGTGGAGGAGAAATCGGGCCTGCCCTATGCCTCGAAGGCGCGGCAGGTCGGAGAGGATGGCAAGGAATATCCGGTGATGCACGCCTGCGGGCATGATGTGCATATCACCTCGCTGATCGGCACCGCGCGGCGGCTGGCGGCGATGAAGGACCAGTGGAGCGGCACGGTGATGTTCATCGTCCAGCCCGCCGAAGAAGGTGTGCGCGGCGCCAAGGCGATGATGGAGGACGGGCTTTACCAGCGGTTCGGCAAGCCCGATTACGCGCTCGCCTTCCACGTCGCCGCCAATCTCGAAACGGGCAAGGTGTCGGCGGCCGAGGGGATCCAGTATTCCAGCTCGGATTCGCTCGACATCATGGTGCCGGGGATCGGCACCCACGGGGCCTCGCCGCATCTGGGGCGCGACCCGGTCTACATCGCCTCGCAGATCGTCACCGCGCTGCAATCGATCGATTCGCGCGAGATCGGCCCGCTGACTCCGGTGGTGGTGACAGTCGGTTCCTTCCATGCCGGATCAAAGCACAACATCATCTCCGATGAGGCGAAGTTGCAGGTAACCGTGCGCGCCAATGACGAGGAAACTCGCGCGCAGACGATCGCCGCGATCGAGCGGATCGCGGTGAATATCGGCAAGGCGCATGGCCTGCCTGACACCCTGCCGGTGACGGTGACGCGCCTGTGGGGAACGCCCACCACCAACAATGATCCCGCGCTTGCCCGCCGCCTGAACGGGGTGATGCAACGCGAGCTGGGCGCGGCGGCCTTCGTGCCGTTTGAACAGCAGAACATGGGGGCCGAGGACTTCACCTATTTCGTCGCGCCCGACACCGGCGTTCCGGGCTATTACTTCGCGGTTGGCGGCACCACGCCGGAACGGATCGCCGCGGCCAAGGCAGGCGGGCCTGCGGTGGCCGGACACCATTCCCCGCTGTTCCAGATCGCCCCGAGGGAGAGCGTCACGCTCGGCACGCGGGCGATGGTGGCGGCGGTACTGGATCTTGCTCCGGCCCAATGA
- a CDS encoding Mov34/MPN/PAD-1 family protein: MLWPCAMLIEVTSKALSQLRAHAAAAHPLEACGILLGDGARITAARPAANVHSTPATHFEIDPQALIDAHRAARSGGGQVIGYYHSHPVGEAAPSATDRASAAGDGRVWAIIAGDEVRFWLDGEAGFSPLPLSLIDG, translated from the coding sequence ATGCTATGGCCATGCGCGATGCTGATCGAAGTGACAAGCAAAGCCCTCAGCCAGTTGCGCGCCCATGCAGCTGCGGCTCATCCGCTGGAGGCCTGCGGCATTCTGCTTGGGGATGGCGCCCGCATCACCGCGGCACGCCCGGCTGCCAACGTCCACTCCACGCCCGCTACCCACTTCGAGATCGACCCCCAGGCCCTGATCGACGCGCACCGGGCCGCGCGCAGCGGTGGGGGGCAGGTGATCGGATACTATCACTCGCATCCCGTGGGCGAGGCGGCGCCTTCCGCGACCGACCGCGCCTCGGCGGCCGGTGACGGACGGGTTTGGGCGATCATTGCAGGCGATGAGGTGCGCTTCTGGCTCGACGGCGAGGCAGGGTTCAGCCCACTTCCCTTATCCCTGATCGATGGTTAG
- a CDS encoding fasciclin domain-containing protein: MTPKTTLTAVIAAALAGTTGLVAVPALADNHMEAKAAPNIVETAVSTGTHNTLVAAVQAAGLVDTLASPGPFTIFAPTDAAFAKLPAGTVETLVKPENKGTLTAILTYHAVAGKVTAGDLIKLINANGGKATITTVQGGTLTAMLDGGKVVITDAKGGKTTVTQADVMTSNGVIHVTDGVFLPA, encoded by the coding sequence ATGACCCCCAAGACCACCCTCACCGCCGTTATTGCCGCCGCTCTGGCTGGCACCACCGGCCTTGTGGCCGTGCCTGCGCTGGCCGACAACCACATGGAAGCCAAGGCCGCCCCGAACATCGTCGAAACCGCGGTCAGCACCGGCACGCACAACACGCTGGTTGCCGCAGTCCAGGCTGCCGGTCTGGTTGACACGCTCGCCAGCCCCGGCCCCTTCACCATCTTTGCGCCGACTGATGCGGCCTTTGCCAAGCTCCCCGCCGGCACGGTCGAAACGCTGGTGAAGCCGGAGAACAAGGGCACGCTGACTGCGATCCTCACCTACCACGCCGTCGCGGGCAAGGTGACCGCGGGTGACCTGATCAAGCTGATCAACGCGAACGGCGGCAAGGCGACCATCACCACCGTGCAGGGCGGCACGCTGACCGCGATGCTCGATGGCGGCAAGGTCGTGATCACCGATGCCAAGGGTGGCAAGACCACCGTGACGCAGGCCGACGTGATGACCTCGAACGGCGTGATCCACGTCACCGACGGCGTGTTCCTGCCCGCCTGA
- a CDS encoding anti-sigma factor — protein MSGPDQTPENDVTRDDPMIAAEWALGLLEGEELLAARGKYATDPAFAWRKAWWDNWFAPWTDEMAGAAEPGEHVWDSIAARLAEQQAATSGEVDGNAPAANVVALQARVRRWQWVAGLSSLAAAVAFALFLSSPLGSPVAPPAQIAAATQPMVATVPIGETGLRLDVTYIPESEQMLVAAIGLTADGVHDHELWLVPADGTPLQSLGVVEPGAVRSMILPDTVTAKLGDGAALVLTREPIGGKPDGQDAGPVVAKGAFTRV, from the coding sequence ATGAGCGGCCCCGACCAGACCCCTGAGAACGACGTGACGCGCGACGATCCGATGATCGCCGCCGAATGGGCGCTGGGCCTGCTGGAAGGCGAGGAATTGCTCGCCGCGCGCGGGAAATATGCGACCGATCCGGCCTTTGCTTGGCGCAAGGCATGGTGGGACAACTGGTTCGCCCCCTGGACCGACGAAATGGCCGGAGCGGCTGAACCGGGCGAACACGTGTGGGACAGCATTGCAGCACGCTTGGCCGAACAGCAGGCGGCGACGAGCGGCGAGGTTGATGGGAACGCGCCGGCGGCGAATGTCGTGGCTCTTCAGGCCAGGGTGCGGCGCTGGCAATGGGTTGCCGGGCTGTCTTCGCTGGCCGCAGCCGTGGCTTTTGCGCTGTTCCTTTCGTCCCCGCTCGGTTCTCCCGTTGCCCCGCCCGCGCAGATCGCCGCCGCCACTCAGCCGATGGTCGCCACGGTTCCGATCGGCGAGACCGGCCTCAGGCTCGACGTCACCTATATCCCCGAAAGCGAACAGATGCTGGTCGCGGCCATAGGTCTGACCGCTGACGGCGTGCATGATCACGAGCTCTGGCTCGTTCCCGCAGACGGCACGCCGCTGCAATCGCTCGGCGTGGTCGAACCGGGGGCGGTGCGCAGCATGATCTTGCCCGATACCGTCACCGCCAAGCTGGGCGACGGGGCGGCGCTGGTGCTCACCCGCGAACCGATCGGCGGCAAGCCAGACGGGCAGGACGCTGGCCCGGTGGTCGCCAAGGGCGCTTTCACCCGCGTCTGA
- a CDS encoding N-acetylmuramoyl-L-alanine amidase, with amino-acid sequence MEGGDELIHREVSSPNHGERTAPISMVVLHYTEMKPVETALARMCDPEASVSAHYCITEDGEVIRLVPEDRRAWHAGASYWRGIPDVNSASIGIELDHPGHAPENGGYRGFAEAQINALIPLLARIVKQYDIPRANVVGHSDVAPMRKVDPGELFPWERLAQYKLCLPRPTSLAAGNPFHNEGSFFLALERFGYDITDQAKAVEAFERRWRPEHITGIPDGEVAAILWQLLLDRDQGRTR; translated from the coding sequence ATGGAGGGGGGCGACGAACTGATCCACCGCGAGGTTTCCTCCCCCAATCATGGTGAGCGCACGGCGCCGATTTCGATGGTGGTGCTCCACTATACCGAGATGAAGCCGGTCGAGACCGCGTTGGCGCGGATGTGCGATCCTGAGGCCTCGGTCAGCGCGCATTACTGCATCACAGAAGATGGCGAGGTGATCCGTCTTGTTCCCGAGGATCGCCGCGCATGGCACGCCGGGGCAAGTTACTGGCGCGGGATTCCCGACGTCAATTCGGCGAGCATCGGGATCGAGCTCGATCATCCGGGCCACGCGCCCGAGAACGGCGGCTACCGTGGGTTCGCCGAGGCGCAGATCAATGCGCTGATCCCTTTGCTCGCGCGGATCGTGAAGCAGTACGACATCCCGCGTGCCAATGTTGTCGGCCATTCCGATGTCGCGCCGATGCGGAAAGTGGATCCGGGCGAGCTGTTCCCGTGGGAGCGGCTGGCGCAATACAAGCTGTGCCTGCCGCGCCCGACCAGCCTTGCAGCGGGCAATCCGTTCCACAACGAAGGCAGCTTCTTCCTTGCGCTGGAACGCTTTGGTTACGACATTACCGATCAGGCCAAGGCGGTGGAGGCCTTTGAGCGCCGCTGGCGGCCTGAACACATTACCGGCATCCCTGATGGTGAGGTGGCGGCGATCCTGTGGCAATTGCTGCTCGACCGCGATCAGGGCAGGACTCGCTAG
- a CDS encoding UDP-glucose dehydrogenase family protein — MKIAMVGSGYVGLVSGACFADFGHDVVCIDKDQGKIDRLRAGIMPIYEPGLDALVETNVKAGRLSFTTSLAEGIKGADAIFIAVGTPSRRGDGHADLTFVYAVAKEVGESLANDAVVVTKSTVPVGTGDEVERIIRETGTPHKFAVVSNPEFLREGAAIGDFKRPDRIVIGAEDDFGREVMREVYRPLFLNESPILFTSRRTSELIKYAANAFLATKITFINEMADLCEKVGANVQDVSRGIGMDNRIGAKFLHAGPGYGGSCFPKDTLALLKTAEDYDSPTRIVEAVVKVNDSRKRAMGRKVVDALGGAEAARGKKAALLGLTFKPNTDDMRDSPAIAVAQTLMDAGVAVAAYDPEGMEQARPLLPEVTMCENAYEAIEGADVVVIVTEWDAFRALDLKRVKELAKAPVMVDLRNVYKPEDMRAAGFAYTSVGRA; from the coding sequence ATGAAGATTGCGATGGTGGGTTCGGGCTATGTCGGGCTCGTGTCTGGAGCCTGTTTTGCCGATTTCGGACATGATGTGGTCTGCATCGACAAGGATCAGGGCAAGATCGACCGGCTCCGCGCCGGGATCATGCCGATTTACGAACCGGGTCTGGATGCGCTGGTCGAAACCAATGTGAAGGCAGGCCGTCTCAGCTTCACCACCTCGCTGGCGGAAGGTATCAAGGGCGCGGATGCGATCTTCATTGCGGTCGGCACCCCCAGTCGGCGCGGCGATGGCCATGCCGACCTTACCTTCGTCTATGCCGTAGCGAAGGAAGTGGGCGAAAGCCTCGCCAATGATGCGGTGGTGGTCACCAAGTCGACCGTCCCGGTCGGCACCGGCGACGAAGTCGAGCGGATCATCCGCGAGACGGGGACGCCGCACAAATTCGCGGTCGTCTCCAACCCCGAATTCCTGCGCGAAGGCGCTGCGATCGGCGATTTCAAGCGCCCCGACCGCATCGTCATCGGCGCCGAAGACGATTTCGGCCGCGAGGTGATGCGCGAGGTGTACCGCCCGCTGTTCCTCAATGAATCGCCGATCCTGTTCACCTCGCGCCGCACCAGCGAGCTGATCAAGTACGCCGCCAACGCCTTCCTTGCGACCAAGATCACCTTCATCAACGAGATGGCCGATCTGTGCGAGAAGGTCGGTGCAAACGTGCAAGACGTGAGCCGCGGCATCGGCATGGACAACCGCATCGGTGCCAAGTTCCTGCACGCCGGGCCGGGCTATGGCGGCTCGTGCTTTCCCAAGGACACCCTCGCGCTGCTCAAGACCGCCGAGGATTATGACAGCCCAACCCGGATCGTCGAGGCGGTAGTCAAGGTCAACGACAGCCGCAAGCGGGCGATGGGCCGCAAGGTGGTCGACGCGCTCGGCGGGGCCGAGGCGGCGCGCGGCAAGAAGGCCGCGCTGCTCGGCCTGACCTTCAAGCCCAACACCGATGACATGCGCGACAGCCCTGCGATTGCGGTCGCCCAGACGCTGATGGATGCAGGCGTTGCGGTCGCGGCCTATGACCCCGAGGGCATGGAGCAGGCCCGCCCGCTGCTTCCCGAGGTCACCATGTGCGAGAACGCCTACGAGGCGATCGAAGGCGCCGACGTGGTGGTGATCGTGACCGAATGGGACGCCTTCCGCGCGCTCGACCTCAAGCGCGTCAAGGAACTCGCCAAGGCCCCCGTCATGGTCGACCTGCGCAACGTCTACAAACCCGAAGACATGCGCGCCGCCGGTTTCGCTTACACTAGCGTCGGGCGGGCGTAA
- a CDS encoding endonuclease domain-containing protein yields the protein MRKGDHNYALARTQRKAPSLPEGLLWRELRGKAGGVKFRRQHPVGRYVLDFYCAAAKCGFEIDGIVHEMRDRPMRDAARDEFLTQQGIQVDRIPARAVLDDPVGVAEGMVRMCRAIIEGER from the coding sequence ATGCGCAAAGGCGATCACAACTACGCCCTCGCCCGGACCCAGCGAAAGGCGCCGTCACTGCCCGAGGGCCTGTTATGGCGAGAGCTGCGCGGGAAGGCAGGTGGGGTGAAGTTCCGCCGCCAACACCCCGTTGGGCGTTACGTGCTCGATTTCTACTGCGCGGCTGCCAAATGCGGCTTCGAGATCGACGGGATTGTGCACGAGATGCGCGATCGGCCCATGCGCGATGCGGCGCGGGACGAGTTTCTGACGCAGCAGGGAATCCAGGTTGATCGCATCCCGGCACGGGCAGTGCTGGATGATCCGGTGGGCGTTGCCGAGGGAATGGTGCGAATGTGCAGGGCGATCATCGAGGGGGAAAGATAG
- the mtgA gene encoding monofunctional biosynthetic peptidoglycan transglycosylase yields MIRILAKVFGAFVGLTLVLVVLFRFVPIPVTATMLMDENGITKDWESLDNIDRNLVSAVIAAEDSRFCEHFGFDAEAIEQAMRENLEGGRVRGGSTISQQTAKNVFLWQGGGYFRKGLEAWFTFWIEAVWGKRRIMEVYLNVAETGIGTYGAEAGAQRYFGHSAARLSADEASRMAAALPSPKKRSVKNPGGWLLRHGNRIEQRIGIVRRDALDACVYN; encoded by the coding sequence ATCATTCGCATCCTTGCCAAGGTCTTCGGTGCCTTTGTCGGTCTGACGCTGGTGCTGGTGGTGCTGTTCAGGTTCGTCCCCATCCCCGTCACCGCAACCATGCTGATGGACGAAAATGGCATCACCAAGGACTGGGAATCGCTCGACAATATCGACCGCAATCTTGTCTCCGCCGTGATCGCAGCGGAGGATTCGCGCTTCTGCGAGCATTTCGGCTTCGATGCCGAAGCGATCGAGCAGGCGATGCGGGAAAACCTCGAAGGCGGCCGCGTGCGCGGTGGATCGACCATCAGCCAGCAGACCGCCAAGAACGTGTTCCTGTGGCAAGGCGGCGGCTATTTCCGCAAGGGGCTGGAGGCGTGGTTCACCTTCTGGATCGAGGCGGTGTGGGGCAAGCGGCGGATCATGGAGGTCTATCTCAACGTCGCGGAAACCGGGATCGGCACCTATGGCGCCGAGGCCGGAGCGCAGCGTTACTTCGGTCATTCCGCCGCGCGGCTTTCCGCGGATGAGGCAAGCCGGATGGCTGCTGCCCTGCCCAGCCCCAAGAAACGCTCGGTCAAGAACCCCGGCGGCTGGCTGCTGCGCCATGGCAACCGGATCGAACAGCGGATCGGCATCGTCAGGCGTGACGCGCTCGACGCTTGCGTCTACAACTGA
- a CDS encoding RluA family pseudouridine synthase: MAIACPRAKSSPALSLPPGSGARLDKALAEAAGLSRARVQALIDEGRVEIAGKPATSASMKVAEGTAFRITVPPAIDAAAAPEDIPLAIAFEDAHLIVVDKPAGLVVHPAAGNLTGTLVNALLHHCRGELSGIGGVARPGIVHRIDKDTSGLLVVAKTDAAHEGLAAQFAAHSVHRRYVAVCAGHPSPAEGTIDARIGRSDADRKKMTVLANNSSRGKSAITHYTVIDRLAGAAVIECRLETGRTHQVRVHCASIGHPLLGDPVYGRTPESLRPVLERTGFARQALHAAELGFQHPVTQEMVQFRSDLPADMTELIDQLRHCNR, encoded by the coding sequence ATGGCCATAGCATGTCCGCGCGCGAAATCATCACCGGCACTATCACTGCCCCCAGGTTCAGGCGCACGCCTCGACAAGGCCCTTGCCGAAGCCGCCGGCCTCAGCCGTGCGCGGGTGCAGGCGTTGATTGACGAGGGGCGGGTCGAAATTGCCGGAAAGCCTGCCACCAGTGCTTCGATGAAAGTCGCCGAAGGCACGGCGTTTCGCATCACCGTTCCCCCTGCCATCGACGCCGCGGCAGCGCCGGAGGACATTCCGCTCGCAATCGCCTTTGAAGACGCCCACCTGATCGTCGTCGACAAGCCTGCCGGGCTGGTCGTCCATCCTGCAGCCGGGAACCTCACGGGTACCCTGGTCAATGCCCTGCTGCACCATTGCCGGGGCGAGCTGAGTGGCATTGGCGGGGTCGCGCGGCCGGGGATCGTCCACCGGATCGACAAGGATACATCCGGGCTCCTCGTGGTCGCCAAGACCGACGCGGCGCATGAAGGCCTGGCCGCGCAATTCGCCGCACATAGTGTCCACCGCCGCTACGTCGCTGTGTGCGCGGGGCATCCCAGCCCGGCCGAAGGCACGATCGACGCGCGCATCGGTCGTTCGGACGCCGACCGAAAGAAAATGACGGTGCTCGCCAACAATTCCTCGCGCGGCAAATCGGCGATCACCCATTACACAGTGATCGATCGGCTGGCAGGCGCTGCCGTGATCGAATGCCGGCTGGAAACCGGGCGCACCCACCAGGTGCGCGTTCACTGTGCGTCAATCGGCCATCCTTTACTGGGAGACCCTGTCTATGGCCGCACACCCGAATCCCTGCGCCCGGTGCTTGAGCGAACCGGCTTTGCCCGGCAGGCGCTGCACGCCGCAGAACTCGGCTTCCAGCACCCGGTCACGCAGGAAATGGTGCAATTTCGGAGCGATCTGCCCGCCGACATGACGGAACTGATCGACCAACTGCGGCATTGTAATCGATGA